The sequence below is a genomic window from Lolium perenne isolate Kyuss_39 chromosome 7, Kyuss_2.0, whole genome shotgun sequence.
atagcatttatatatcaaataggaaataaatgcatcatatctttattctttttacgcgtgcatcaacctgaaactccACTAGgttggctcctagcagccgccggatccgtagattgagtacgttctcccagctctaccccgatccgagacagaattttGGCAGCacgtccccgctgctctcccgatacacgtctcagcaaaaagccgagaggggtgtgcatccggagaataacggggaggcgctaccgaaatcctgtctcggatccgggtagagcagggagaacgtacccaactacgcatccgccggctgtcccgataaatgccgtaagagttacggttcataatatgcgagaccactaatgcatatttatccgcgtaacccttacggtcgggaagagacgcctaggtatcgcgacagacttggtgatctagacacaaaGAAAACCCTAGGTACAAGAGAGgcgaacggattctcaccctcgaagcgtgatcGACTGCCGGTGAAGAAGACCAACGACCCTCCGGCAAAATCCCCTCCGGTAAAATGGTCCCCTTGAGCAACGCTCCTCAAGCACCCCGACAACGCCGGCCCCTGTGTCCACCTCAAAACATGAAAAGTAATTAGCGATAAAGATCATTTGTTTGCTCTAAATCCCACTATTGTAAATACAATATTTCTAATAAATTGTGCCCTCCACTTTCTAAAATATTTTCTATACTAAACTACCCTTTTTTTCATGCATATTTATTGTAACTACTAATTAGCATGCATAATATTTTTTAACTACCCTAAATACAATAAGTaatatgaaaatttcaaaaaaaagaaGAGGCACATACCTTGACCATCCTCAGGTGGTGGCCGGCGCGGGAGGCTGCGGgtgaggtggtggtggcggctcgGGTGGTGGCGAGTGAGGTGGTGGCGGCTCGGGTGGTGGCGACCAGGAGGGCGACCGtggggagcagcagcggcggcctgCCGGTGAGCAGCAATGGCGGGTGAGGGCGACCGTGGGgagcaccggcggcggcggcggggaagggGGCGGGGGACTAGCAGTAGCGGCGGTGGCGGGGGAGGGGGCGGGGGAGTAGCAGCAGCGGTAGCGACGGAGATCGAGGCGGCGGCGTGCGGCCTGCGTGCGTgcgtgtggcggcggcgcggggggtgAGCGAGGAGAGACCAAGACCAAGACGTTTTTGTGGCTCAGGGCAAAGGGAGGCCCACGGCAACGTCCCAGCCCTTTGCCGAGCAtattttctttgccgtgcggcgtttATTGGCTTTGCCGTCgtggcttctttgccgtgcgcgttTGATGGACTTTGCCGTGCGAGGTGACGTTGCCGTGCGGCACTGGTGAGTTTGCCGTGCATTGtaactttgccgtgcgccacgCTGTAACTTTGCCGTGGCGCATAGTGTTTGCCGTGGGTGCCTCttgcggcgcacggcaaagaagaagtctttgccgtgcggtgCCTCACGGCAATGATAGGCCGCACGGCAGTGCCTGATTTTCCCGTAGTGACATGAAATAAATAGAATCTACAAACTATTACTTGCCGAGAATGGTGACGTGGAATGGTTTCTAGAAAGGGTTTACTCTTCGACCGGGGTTTCCGAGCCTTTCATCATCTTCTTTGGCTACGAATATTTTTATCTTCCCCTAGGATCTAATATGTTTCCTCTACCAGACTAGGGTGAACCTCCTAGTTACCGTACGTAGGATGCAGAATTAGCATGATCACCCTAGATATCCTCCGAGTATGCCTAGGAACAACTGCGTGCAGAAACCAGACTCTAAAAACCTGTATAGATGCAGTTTGATAATCCGGCAACACAAAAAGCTTTTAAACAGTAACACCAATAATGCTGGAGACACCAGCTCTGACAAAAACTCATAAGACCTGAACAACAAAGGCCAAAAGAATTTTGCACCATGGCTACTCGAAACAGACACGAGCACGGTTCAGGACTTGGTATAACGATTCACCCATCGAGATAGCCGCCGGATTTTTCTGCATCATCCTTCAGCAATTCATGGCCTCCACCTCGTCAACATATGTACATTTCAGTGCGAATCAACCAGTAAAGCAGCACGTATTATACACATGAAAAACAACATTAAACATGAGGTAGCCGGCCGATGCCGGTCGTCGGATCAATGTCGGAGCGGCAGAGCGGGCACATCGAGTGCGCGTGCAGCCACGGGTCGATGCATTCGGCGTGGTAGAGGTGCAGGCAAACCGGCAGCAGCCGCACCGTTTCCCCGAGCTGGAACTCCCCGAGGCAGACGGAGCAGGTGGCCGCCTCCTCCCCTCCGCCCGCTAAGTTGTGCTTCACGGATCGGCTGTACGTGAACTTTGGGCCATCGGGTTGGCCTGGCGAAGCGGCCGCTCCCCCGTGTGTGCGGCGGCAGCCGTGGCCCGAGCGAGACGCTGGCGGTACTCCCTGCAGAGAGCCCACGCGGCTGTGAATACGACCAAGAACGTCAAGAGGGTGACGATGATGTTGACGACGATCTGGCCCTGAGAAGTCGATGGTTTATGAATGGgcagtggtggtggcggtggccgcAGGGGCAGAGAAGGAGGGAATAACCAGCTCGGTGGAGGAGGAGAAATGCCGGGGAAGACCGGGGGCAATTGAGCCATCGGTCCGTCGTGTGCAACCGCAACCTGGGTATGATTTGTGGTACATGTTGATGCAAACTATAAGCGGATCAAAGCAACGACCTTCAAGCCAACGCTGGGGTCAAAGGAGGTTAATTAACCGACTGCTGTTTCATAGCTAGATGCGGGTCTGATGAAGGGGCAACGGGGGGCATTTGTACGCGACAGCAACTGGACGCTGGTGTGTAACCTGAAGTTGTCAAGGTTGTTCATGTGGATATGCATGGTGCAGCTTATTTGATAGTAGAATGAGTAGTTATATGATCCAGTTGGTTGATGCTGAGCAAAAGCGTGTTTTCTTAAATAATAGTAGGTATTTTACCCGCAAAACTAAAGGTATTTTACCGAGCAAATAATTCTACTTTATTAATCGACTATATAGTATATCAGATCCAAGAAACTGACACCTACGTACACAACAAAGACATTTGATAAATAAAAAAAGTTAATACAAAGTTCTTCAAAGTCATCTTGTCTAGCTTCACCCTTTATATCTTAATAACATCTATAGAAACCTCAGGTGAAGAAGCTGCACCGCACATAGGAGTGCAGACGATAGAGGTTCCGCTGATCTTAGGATCGTGTTGTGAGTTGTCCAATGCAGCAGAGATGAGGCTAGGAGTCTGAATTGATCTAGTTGGATAATGTAACGacattgtggcttaacccacgttTGTCTACcgagatgatttttttttttgaagcaagACTGTGAGGCAAAAAGCCCCACAGCAAAATTTATTAAATTATATAAAAAGGGATTATGTACAGAAAAAGAGGCCTAAAACTAAAAAAGACTAGACTAGAAAAAAACAAGAAAAGTCTCTAAGGTAAGGACTTAAGCCAACTGAGAAGACTATCTTTATGCTTGGTCTTAATTCTATACTGCAGCCAAAACATATCCTGTACAAATTTGGCCTTCCATGTAAcgagatgattttttttttttgaagtggACGTCCCTctcctctgcatcaattgatgcacaaaACCATCAACAAACTAAGTCTTGGGATTTGTCGATGGCTTCTAGAAAGGACTTACTCTTTGGCAAGGTATTAGAGCCTTTATGTCGAGGCATCTTATTTAACTACAGCTTTTCAAAATATCCGTACAATCAGGTATGTGTTTCTTTCACCGCACTAGTTAGGGTAATCTCATAGTTACGACATGATTGGAAAGTTGGGTGAACACCCTTATTCTTCAAGGGTATATACCTTTGTTTTCCCGATAAAGAGTGCTCTATTACTTATGAAGCTAAAAATTACACTCGGTCTCTACATAAATGAGTTGCACACTGCCGATCCAATCCAAGAGTTACATCAATAATAATAAGTCCAAGGCTCTCAACAGGTAATCACGAACACTGCAAGAACGCTTAAGGAGGTATGATAATGCTCCCTCTGttttccaaatctagtacttcttCCGATTCAAGTTGATTATCGTAGATTTAGGCAAAATATTTAGACCAGAGTTACTACACGGGTTCAATTTGAACTCCAAAGTATATTATACTTAGACACAAAGGTAGTTTTAATCGGTGGTAGAAGTTCACCTTGTTTTGAGATGTAGAATATATTTTAGAAACATCGAGAACAGAGCCCAAATTGCACGCACACACGGCACGCAATATAAAATGCATATATAAGTATTTCTTTTAAAGGGTGTGACTAGTTAACTAATAACTAGATGCGTTCTCTTTAGAATAGCATCATCGAATCTTAGTTGCAACTCACCGTTAGCATGGATCACGAACCAAATCCAATAATTTAGAGGCATTTTTTTAGTTGCAACCTTATTTGCAACTAAGAAAATTTCAATTCCAACTCCACTACGACTAAAAAATCTTAATTGCACCCAACTTGCAATTCAGGTGCATAAATCGCGAAGTAAGTCCGACGTTGCAGGAATCCACTGAACACGAGCTTCGTTCTCGCAATTCCATTTTTTGAAAATGGTCCTCACACGGTGTCCACATACACAAGCAAGACAACTACATCTTGCACACTGTGGCCGTCCCACATCATTTTCAAATACACCGCAAGCAAATACATCCATAAAGATTTTACAGTCGTCAGTATGTACAGTTATATTCAGTACGAAAACTAAATACGTACCTAAAGCAGCACGTCTATACCGCAAAAAGAATCTAAACCGGCGGTACCCGGCCGACGCCGATCGTCGGGTCAGTGTCCGAGCGGCAGATCGGGCAGGTCGAGTGCGCGTCCAGCCACGGGTCGATGCACTCGGCGTGGTACAGGTGCAGGCACACCGGCAGCAGCCGCACCGTCTCCCCGAGCTGCAGCGCGCCCAGGCACACCGAGCacgtcgccgcctcctcgccCGGCCCCGTCACGTTGTGCTTGAGAGACTGGCTGTACGTGAACATCGGGAGACCGGCCGTCGGGCTGGCGACGCAGGCCCGGTGGAGCGGCTGCTCATCCACGCGCACGCTGCTGCTACTCATCTCCGACGGGGTCTCCGGcccagcggcggcggcagcggccgcaGCGCGAGCGCGGCTGTTGCGTTGTGCCCTGCGGATGGTGCACACGATGATGTACAGGAGCATGGAGGCcacgatgaagatgacgacgcCGGCGATGATCCTGCCTCGTGACGGTGGCTTATAActggatggtggtggtggtggcggccgcGGCGACGGACGAAATGAAAACCACGGCGGCGCGGGAGGAACGAAGCGGGGGAAGAAGACCGGGGGAAACTGAGCCATTGGTGCGTGTGTGCATCTGCAGGCTAGCTGACCGTCGCTGCTCGCGGCATGGTTTCTATAATCGTGTATAAAAGTTTCAAGCGAACTATTATAAGCCGATTCTTGCGAGCGCAACTACATGGAAATCAATGCTGCGGTCACAAGGGTTATAATAAACTGGTTGCTGATTCATCGCGAAACGATGGGGAAATAACGGGACTTGACTTAGGCGCAGTTTAATCTTGTTTATACGCGACAGCAGCCAGACGGTAGTGTGGTACGCTAAACAAGCTAAACGAGTACCTGGTAAACTCGGCTAGTTTAGTCTGAACCTGAAACTCGGCTCGGCTTCTTTCACGCGGAGTTTGAGTCAAGCCAGGTCGAGTTGCGAGCTACTTGTTAGCTCGCGAGTTCTGAATTTTAGATCTAAGCctatctgcaattagtacatattAGGATATATGGCCGTGTAGGAGAACTTTCATTCAAGTGGTATATTGAAGCTTTTTGCTAACTTCTTACAGAGCAAATCGATTAACTGAAACCTGGACAGAATTTGAGCAAAACGAGGTATTACTGCTTTAACTACTTTTTGAGAGATATCACACTTTCAATTGTTGCATTTTCCAAATACAAGCTCACTATCGATCTAAAATATATATGCAGAGAATTGCCCATGATCATTCACTTGACCCTCTGCTCTTCAAATTCATCCACCGCGTCACACATCTGGTCAATTCAGATATGTTAGAGTATACCACAATTAGGTATTAGAGTAGGACACGGTTTGCTATATTTGGTAGTTTAGGATTCTATCTCTAGTAGGCTTTTTAGTCCCCAAGTCTTTTATTACTATATAATCAGTCCAAGGGGCTCTCAATGTAATCACGCAATATTAATCTAGAATCAATACAACTATTATTGCCTTCATAGTATCAGAGCGGTTCTTTCTGCGACCTAGGGTTTAGCCACCCACCGCTTCCGCCGCCCCCGGGGAGATCGATCTCCATGATCTCCGCCGGGGGCATCCGATCTCGTTGCTACGTTTTTCTTTAGATTAGTTTCGTAGTTTAGCAAATTTTGTTTCAGATCtatttctttctctctttttttatttaGCCACCAAATAGTCTACTCGCCATGTTGTCATCCTGCGCCTCTACTCCAACCTCGGTGTTGACTCATCTCCGGAAAATCCCCGGCAATGACCGTGTCAAGGAGGCTCCACGCGGCACCCCAAGGGACGCCTTCATGCACCGTCGCCGACTTCTCCGACCGCACGCCACCACCATGTCGGATCATCTTCGCCAACACCAACCGGGACACCCGTCCCAAGTATGCGCCTCGCCGTCAACAAAGGGTCGCATCATCGTCGCTGGTCATCATCGCCGACCACCATCTACACCAACAACTCTGCCGCACGTACTGCATCGTCGCCGTCATCACCAATCAAGGTCTTCGTCAACGCCAACGGGTTCTGCGTCGCCGCGCTCCTACATGTAGATGAATAAAACGGGTTCGATCCCCGACATCTACTACTTCTACAGTTCAATCTCCATCGACAACCACCTCGTCATCCTAATTTTTTGTTTGCACCGCATGTGCTCAATTTTCTTCTTGCAACCACTTCGTCTACTCCGGCGCATACGGCGCGCAACCGACCGTACACGAAGGCCTTCTCTGCTGCTCCATCCAACTCTGGCGTGCATGGTTCATGGTGGTCCCTGTCTTCGCACGCCCAGTACCGGCAACACCGGCGCGTGCCTTCGTCCCGGCGCGCTCCCGAGCCCGGCAAGTTCGGGGCGGCGTGTCGCCTACCTCAACTACCACAAATCCAGCTACGTCTACCTCGAGTTGACTACCGCTGCAACCGCCTTTTATTTTATCACTATGGCGACTTCCCCCGGGCTCACGACGACACCGACCACAACAACATCAACATCAACAACTTCATCAACGGCGATTAAATCACACACGGCTCCATCAACAACTTCATCAACGGCGATTAAATCACACACGGCTCCATCGACCGCGACTACAACGCCCTGGCTACCGGCTACATCGACATCGGCATCAAGGGCTATCATCCACCAGCCCCCTCTCCAGTCGGCGCCTTCGGCTTATGCTCCAGTCGGACCGTCCGCGTCGCTTTTGCTGTATTCGCGTCACTACCGATCCGACtgcggggggagggggggggggggggggggggtgttagagtataCCACAATTAGGTATTAGAGCAGGACACGGTTTGCTATATTTGGTAGTTTAGGATTCTATCTCTAGTAGGCTTCTTAGTCCCCAAATCTTTTACTACTATATAATCAGTCCAAGGGGCTCTCAGTGTAATCACGCAATATTAATCTAGAATCAATACAACTATTATTGCCTTCAAGATATGTGACAAACTAGGTATGAGGATCATGCATTCATGCTTCACCTTCCTCGTAAGATCACAGGTGGTCATCCTGCTTATGCATATATTATTGAAGTTTGAAAGCTTCCAAGATGGTTCCGCGTCTAAATGATGGTGAATGATTGTTGCTGAATGTTGTTGAATGTCTCGCTTCTTCCTTTGAAGCTGAACGCATGCATACCTACAACCCTGGATCACGAATTTTGGGTAGCTTGACTAATCGACGAGTTGCAACTTTGAGGTTGACTCATTTGACAAGTTGAGTTTTCCGAGTCAAGCCACTAAAAGATGACCCTACCTATCTGtgacgtggtgatgcttgtgaccggcgtgaccggtgGTGTCATGGTCGTCTTTGTCTTCGTGGTCAatgacatggtgatgcttgtgacgggCGTCAACACGGTGTCATGGtgatgttcgtcttcgtggtcggtgaCATGGTGGTGCTTGTGACCGACGTGACCGGCTGCGTCATGGTTGTCTTCGTTCTggtggtcggcgacgtggtgatgcttggGACCGGCGTGAACGACGGTGCCATGGTGGTATTCATCTTCGTGGTCGACGACGTGTCCATGCTTGTGACCGACGGTGTCATGGTGCTCTTCGTCTTCGTGGTCAGGGACGTGGTGATGATTTTGACCGGTGTGAGACCAGCGGTGCCATGGTGGTGTCTGCCTTCGTGATCGCCACGTGCCGAAGCTTATAAACGG
It includes:
- the LOC127312126 gene encoding RING-H2 finger protein ATL57-like produces the protein MAQFPPVFFPRFVPPAPPWFSFRPSPRPPPPPPSSYKPPSRGRIIAGVVIFIVASMLLYIIVCTIRRAQRNSRARAAAAAAAAGPETPSEMSSSSVRVDEQPLHRACVASPTAGLPMFTYSQSLKHNVTGPGEEAATCSVCLGALQLGETVRLLPVCLHLYHAECIDPWLDAHSTCPICRSDTDPTIGVGRVPPV